A stretch of the Bartonella henselae str. Houston-1 genome encodes the following:
- the clpB gene encoding ATP-dependent chaperone ClpB, which produces MNLEKYSERLQGFLQTAQNKALSSDHQQFMPEHFLKVLLEDSQGLAASLIQKAGGDLSLIQKALEEALDALPKVQGGNGQLYLSQPLAKVFTLAEDLAHKAGDQFVTVERVLQALIMEKTAKTADILTKAGLTPQALNQAINALRKGKTATSPHAESQYDALQKYARDLTKDAREGKLDPVIGREEEIRRTIQVLSRRTKNNPVLIGEPGVGKTAIVEGLALRIVNGDVPETLRDKRLYALDMGALIAGAKYRGEFEERLKAVLAEVQAENGQIILFIDELHNLVGAGKSDGPMDASNLLKPALARGELHCVGATTLDEYRKYVEKDAALARRFQPVFVPEPTLEDTISILRGIKEKYEQHHKVRLADSALIAAARLSNRYITDRFLPDKAIDLIDEAAARLRMQVDSKPEELDALDRRILQLKIEREALKTDVEPTAKERLKTVQAELETLEQQSREMTTAWQAEKQKLGHAADLKKQLEEARNALAIAQRDGQFQKAGELAYSVIPQLEKQLSIAENDDQQNHLVEETVTAEHVARIVSRWTGVPVDRMLEAEREALLRMEDEISKRVVGQGEAVQAVSRAVRRARAGLQDPNRPIGSFMFLGPTGVGKTELTKALAAFLFQDQNAMLRIDMSEYMEKHAGARLIGAPPGYVGYEEGGVLTEAVRRRPYQVILFDEIEKAHPDIFNLLLQVLDEGRLTDSQGRTVDFRNTLLIMTSNLGAEFLTALPEGQTTDQAKNDVMNVVKAAFRPEFLNRIDEVILFQRLQRSDMEAIVDIQIQHLQNLLNERKITLHIEPEVRQFLGDKGYDPLYGARPLKRIIQREIQDPLAENILFGKIHDEMAVTIAKEGEHLTFLPEN; this is translated from the coding sequence ATGAATCTGGAAAAATATAGCGAACGGTTGCAAGGCTTTTTACAAACAGCACAAAATAAGGCTCTCTCTTCTGATCATCAACAATTTATGCCAGAACATTTCCTCAAAGTGTTGTTAGAGGATTCTCAAGGATTGGCCGCATCATTGATCCAAAAAGCTGGCGGTGATCTCTCTCTTATTCAAAAAGCGCTCGAAGAAGCGCTCGATGCTTTGCCAAAAGTGCAAGGCGGAAATGGGCAACTTTATCTCTCGCAGCCGTTGGCAAAAGTCTTCACTCTAGCAGAAGATCTCGCACATAAAGCTGGGGATCAGTTTGTAACCGTCGAGCGTGTGCTGCAAGCGCTTATCATGGAAAAAACTGCAAAAACAGCCGATATTCTCACAAAAGCAGGTCTGACTCCGCAAGCACTCAATCAAGCCATTAACGCTTTGCGTAAAGGAAAAACGGCTACAAGTCCTCATGCCGAAAGCCAATATGATGCTTTGCAAAAATATGCACGCGATCTTACAAAAGATGCACGGGAAGGAAAACTTGATCCTGTTATTGGACGTGAAGAAGAAATTCGCCGCACTATTCAGGTGCTCTCACGGCGTACCAAAAATAATCCCGTGCTCATTGGTGAACCAGGTGTCGGAAAAACGGCAATTGTTGAAGGGTTAGCACTGCGTATTGTTAATGGCGATGTGCCAGAAACTTTGCGCGATAAACGGCTCTATGCACTCGATATGGGAGCACTTATCGCTGGTGCAAAATATCGCGGCGAATTCGAAGAACGTCTTAAAGCAGTGCTGGCTGAGGTGCAAGCCGAAAATGGGCAGATCATTCTCTTTATTGATGAATTGCATAATCTGGTTGGTGCTGGAAAATCCGATGGTCCTATGGATGCTTCCAATTTGCTAAAACCCGCTCTTGCGCGCGGAGAACTCCATTGTGTGGGGGCAACAACACTTGATGAATATCGCAAATATGTCGAAAAAGATGCTGCTCTTGCACGGCGCTTCCAACCCGTCTTTGTGCCTGAACCAACCCTTGAGGATACAATCTCTATCTTGCGCGGCATTAAAGAAAAATATGAACAACATCATAAAGTGCGTTTGGCAGACAGCGCCTTAATTGCTGCAGCCCGTTTGTCTAACCGTTATATTACTGATCGTTTCTTGCCAGATAAAGCCATTGATCTTATCGATGAAGCAGCGGCACGGTTGCGTATGCAAGTCGATTCAAAACCCGAAGAACTCGATGCACTTGATCGGAGAATCTTACAGTTGAAAATCGAACGTGAAGCGTTGAAAACCGATGTAGAGCCAACAGCAAAAGAGCGTCTGAAAACCGTGCAAGCTGAACTCGAAACATTGGAACAACAATCGAGAGAAATGACAACCGCTTGGCAGGCTGAAAAACAAAAATTAGGACATGCTGCGGATTTGAAAAAACAGCTCGAAGAAGCACGCAATGCTTTGGCTATTGCACAGCGTGATGGACAATTCCAAAAAGCCGGAGAACTCGCTTATAGCGTCATTCCGCAGCTCGAAAAACAATTGAGCATAGCTGAAAATGATGATCAGCAAAATCATCTCGTTGAAGAAACTGTTACCGCTGAACATGTGGCCCGGATTGTTTCTCGATGGACCGGAGTTCCTGTTGATCGTATGCTTGAGGCAGAACGAGAGGCGCTCCTGCGTATGGAAGACGAAATTAGCAAACGTGTGGTTGGACAGGGTGAAGCTGTGCAAGCTGTTTCCCGCGCTGTACGCCGTGCGCGTGCCGGCCTGCAAGACCCTAATCGCCCCATCGGCTCCTTTATGTTTCTTGGTCCTACCGGTGTGGGAAAAACCGAATTAACCAAAGCGCTTGCGGCTTTTCTCTTTCAAGATCAAAATGCTATGTTGCGCATCGATATGTCGGAATATATGGAAAAACATGCCGGTGCACGCTTGATTGGGGCACCGCCCGGATATGTCGGATATGAAGAAGGGGGAGTGCTAACTGAAGCCGTGCGGCGAAGACCTTATCAGGTCATTTTGTTCGATGAGATTGAAAAAGCCCATCCCGATATTTTTAATCTCTTGCTGCAGGTGCTTGATGAAGGGCGCTTGACAGATAGCCAGGGACGTACTGTCGATTTTCGCAATACCTTACTGATTATGACCTCAAATTTGGGAGCGGAATTTTTAACCGCCTTGCCAGAAGGACAAACGACCGATCAGGCAAAAAATGATGTCATGAATGTTGTAAAAGCGGCTTTTCGTCCCGAATTTCTTAATCGTATTGATGAGGTTATTCTCTTTCAGAGATTACAACGTAGCGACATGGAAGCTATCGTTGATATCCAGATACAACATTTGCAAAATTTGCTCAATGAACGCAAAATAACTTTGCATATCGAACCAGAGGTTCGGCAATTCCTTGGCGATAAGGGCTATGATCCTCTCTATGGCGCGCGGCCTCTCAAACGCATTATCCAAAGAGAAATTCAAGATCCACTGGCAGAAAACATCTTGTTTGGAAAAATTCATGATGAGATGGCGGTGACAATTGCAAAAGAAGGAGAGCATTTGACTTTTTTGCCTGAAAATTAA
- the yacG gene encoding DNA gyrase inhibitor YacG, with amino-acid sequence MEQNNKQTEQKLSKGREQIKKAHQTQTKPNVKQTEISSIRPPHLCPICGQMAQQNAYPFCSTRCRAIDLNRWLSGSYILPPLPQKADEEE; translated from the coding sequence ATGGAACAGAATAACAAACAAACAGAGCAAAAATTAAGTAAAGGGCGCGAACAAATAAAAAAAGCCCACCAAACGCAAACAAAGCCGAATGTGAAGCAAACAGAGATCTCTTCAATCCGTCCTCCCCATCTTTGTCCCATTTGTGGTCAGATGGCACAACAAAACGCCTATCCTTTCTGTTCAACACGATGCCGGGCGATTGATCTGAACCGATGGCTTTCGGGCTCTTATATCTTGCCACCCCTGCCACAAAAAGCTGATGAAGAAGAGTAA
- a CDS encoding Maf family nucleotide pyrophosphatase — MEVIRKTFFKKSRLEETSLEEIQLILASASPRRLALLAQIGLDPHQVYATNIDETPKLREHPANLAKRLAKEKALKAQETFLWRDQSSGEKVSAQKIVILAADTVVAVGRTILPSPESEDEAYECLRFLSGRAHKVYGAVCALNECGKITVKLVESCVRFRRLTSPMMEAYLYSGEWQGKAGGYAIQGKAGAFVVYIAGSYSNVVGLPLAETMDLLTAYHYPLLTHWNGKTH, encoded by the coding sequence ATGGAAGTCATAAGAAAAACTTTCTTTAAAAAATCTCGTTTGGAAGAAACCTCCTTAGAGGAAATCCAATTGATACTTGCTTCCGCTTCGCCCCGTCGCTTGGCTCTCTTAGCACAAATTGGTCTTGATCCCCATCAGGTTTATGCAACCAATATCGATGAAACACCAAAATTAAGAGAACATCCTGCAAATCTTGCAAAACGTTTGGCAAAGGAAAAAGCTCTTAAAGCACAAGAAACTTTTCTATGGCGCGATCAAAGCAGTGGAGAAAAAGTATCAGCGCAGAAAATAGTCATCTTGGCCGCTGATACTGTGGTTGCTGTTGGGCGTACTATTCTTCCCTCACCAGAAAGCGAAGATGAGGCTTATGAATGTTTGCGCTTCCTTTCTGGACGTGCACACAAAGTCTATGGCGCTGTTTGTGCGCTTAATGAATGCGGAAAAATAACCGTAAAATTGGTCGAAAGTTGTGTCCGTTTTAGACGGTTGACCTCTCCCATGATGGAGGCCTATCTTTATTCTGGAGAATGGCAAGGAAAAGCCGGTGGATACGCTATTCAAGGCAAAGCAGGTGCTTTTGTTGTCTATATCGCTGGTTCTTATTCCAATGTGGTGGGCTTGCCTTTGGCTGAAACAATGGATCTTCTCACGGCTTATCACTATCCACTTCTCACTCATTGGAATGGAAAAACACATTAG
- the infA gene encoding translation initiation factor IF-1 codes for MSKEEVLEFSGIVTELLPNAMFRVKLENDHEIIAHTAGRMRKNRIRVLAGDKIMVEMTPYDLTKGRIIYRYK; via the coding sequence ATGTCAAAAGAAGAAGTCTTGGAGTTTTCTGGTATCGTAACTGAACTTTTACCGAATGCGATGTTTCGCGTAAAACTGGAAAATGATCATGAAATTATTGCTCATACCGCTGGAAGAATGCGCAAAAATCGTATTCGTGTGTTAGCTGGTGATAAAATCATGGTTGAAATGACGCCCTATGATCTAACAAAAGGCCGCATTATATATCGCTATAAGTAG
- a CDS encoding helix-turn-helix domain-containing protein, translating to MQARNLHQAKNLHNDIFVGKKIRFRRKMLKMSQKTLADHLKVSSQQIQKYETGLNRVSAGRLKEIADILSVPIAFFYADLFTKQDTPTQHDEIASNREEYFLLKSFRELKPKKQKAILWLISDQNESF from the coding sequence ATGCAAGCGAGAAATCTTCATCAAGCAAAAAATCTTCATAATGACATTTTCGTGGGCAAAAAAATTCGTTTTCGGCGAAAAATGCTGAAAATGTCTCAAAAAACATTGGCTGATCATTTGAAGGTAAGTTCCCAACAAATTCAAAAATATGAAACAGGATTAAATCGTGTGAGTGCAGGGCGTTTAAAGGAAATTGCTGATATCTTAAGTGTTCCTATTGCCTTTTTTTACGCTGATCTCTTTACAAAACAAGACACCCCCACCCAGCATGATGAAATCGCCTCAAACAGAGAGGAATACTTCCTTTTGAAAAGTTTTAGAGAACTCAAACCGAAAAAACAGAAGGCAATTTTATGGTTGATCTCTGATCAAAATGAAAGTTTTTAA
- a CDS encoding disulfide bond formation protein B, with protein sequence MEHVQQKNHHFIIFMNTLGLLGLSAVLLVAFYYQLVKFELPCPLCLLQRVGLMLAGCGFLLNIHHKVKNTHYGMVILGCMVTSIVAARQVFLHITPDDLGYGSTFFGLHFYTWAFIIAVLCIFAVAFLMILSELSYKFKVFAPFPLLSKMASGLFVFLIAANLISTVLECGTGQCADDPVRYELLSYWFPSSS encoded by the coding sequence ATGGAACATGTTCAACAAAAAAATCATCATTTCATCATATTTATGAACACATTAGGATTGTTAGGACTTTCTGCTGTCCTGTTGGTGGCTTTCTATTATCAACTGGTGAAGTTTGAATTGCCGTGCCCTCTTTGTCTTCTTCAGCGCGTAGGTTTGATGCTGGCAGGATGTGGCTTCCTTCTTAATATTCACCATAAGGTCAAAAATACCCATTATGGTATGGTTATTCTTGGTTGTATGGTAACCAGTATTGTTGCTGCACGTCAGGTGTTTTTACATATCACACCAGATGATCTTGGATATGGTTCAACGTTCTTTGGACTCCATTTTTATACTTGGGCATTCATTATTGCAGTGCTTTGTATTTTTGCCGTTGCCTTCCTTATGATTTTAAGTGAACTGTCTTACAAATTCAAAGTATTTGCTCCTTTCCCTTTACTCAGTAAAATGGCAAGTGGTCTCTTTGTCTTTTTAATTGCAGCAAATCTGATTTCTACCGTGCTTGAATGCGGAACTGGGCAATGTGCCGATGATCCCGTAAGATATGAGTTGTTGTCTTATTGGTTTCCTTCCTCTTCTTAA
- a CDS encoding DUF5993 family protein: MFVPFLIALGTAITTVYGKKNISYALWAILLVVILLTFNHHATSTLNLSF, from the coding sequence ATGTTTGTTCCGTTTTTAATCGCTTTAGGTACAGCAATAACGACTGTGTATGGCAAAAAAAACATAAGTTATGCCTTATGGGCAATCCTGTTAGTTGTTATTCTTCTCACTTTTAATCATCATGCAACTTCTACTTTAAATCTGTCTTTTTGA
- a CDS encoding helix-turn-helix domain-containing protein — translation MQARNLHQAKNLHNDIFVGKKIRFRRKMLKMSQKTLADHLRVSSQQIQKYETGLNRVSAGRLKEIADRVKTFFDDLSGGFSIFLNASVSVRLSYPCHFFKEGRSTCFY, via the coding sequence ATGCAAGCGAGAAATCTTCATCAAGCAAAAAATCTTCATAATGACATTTTCGTGGGCAAAAAAATTCGTTTTCGGCGAAAAATGCTGAAAATGTCTCAAAAAACATTGGCTGATCACTTGAGGGTAAGTTCCCAACAAATTCAAAAATATGAAACAGGATTAAATCGTGTGAGTGCAGGGCGTTTAAAGGAAATTGCTGATAGAGTAAAAACATTTTTTGATGATTTGAGTGGAGGCTTTTCAATATTTCTCAATGCCTCAGTATCTGTGCGCCTCAGCTATCCGTGCCATTTTTTTAAGGAAGGAAGAAGCACCTGTTTTTATTGA
- a CDS encoding type II toxin-antitoxin system RelB/DinJ family antitoxin: MSDFRGIAFTKIISEERLPFEMHIPNTKTLKTFEKTDKGEDIFYAKDIKDLFKQLNI; the protein is encoded by the coding sequence GTGTCTGATTTTAGAGGGATTGCTTTTACTAAAATTATTAGTGAAGAAAGATTGCCGTTTGAAATGCATATTCCTAATACAAAAACGCTTAAAACTTTTGAAAAAACAGACAAAGGTGAAGATATTTTTTATGCAAAAGATATAAAAGACTTGTTTAAACAACTCAATATTTAA
- a CDS encoding HigA family addiction module antitoxin — MMKNPPHSSELLREDVIKELSLFVTEAVARLGMSRVAFSRVLNGKAAISAHLAIQLEMAGVSTARACWLAMQIMI; from the coding sequence ATGATGAAAAATCCTCCACATTCCAGCGAATTATTGCGTGAAGATGTGATTAAAGAACTTAGTTTGTTTGTTACTGAAGCAGTTGCACGTCTTGGTATGTCTCGTGTCGCGTTTTCTAGAGTTTTAAATGGAAAAGCCGCTATTAGTGCTCATCTCGCTATTCAGCTTGAAATGGCTGGTGTAAGTACAGCTCGTGCTTGTTGGCTTGCTATGCAAATTATGATTTAG